Proteins co-encoded in one Medicago truncatula cultivar Jemalong A17 chromosome 8, MtrunA17r5.0-ANR, whole genome shotgun sequence genomic window:
- the LOC25500663 gene encoding uncharacterized protein isoform X1, with protein MTPNTIKETSTSSSCSQNIIDHHHLPLHLLRSDTIPPSPTLSNSTIDFLPNFSGYSWIAYGASSLLVITHFPSPLSDLQSRIGPIFRQFFELSCHHSSPVSSVSWAPQMPSHGDLAAAAENSIWVFNHGSVKSKGSFCWSQNAVLVQRTKVETIRWTGSGDGIISGGMEVVFWKKSNKCWEIAWKFKADQPQTVVSATWSVEGPSATASRPSKEQIEGSLINQVSKCVFVCQSNGVCEYSKAKLQHPLPVVTIQWRPSRGRLSNRYSRYSKGNVLLTCCLDGTARLWSEVDNGKTKRAGKNTGSSFCVVAVIEISQCLNGTLGSDIFVMWGTEIVGLFRRGEGDKQIFSNEEFEHDVRKCDWLVGYGPGMLLSFWAVHCLDDVSPLRFPRVTLWKKHELQSHDIGTIYKFDSSDFKNALLMQNKVIISRNSLSGPPSICSLLQLLPCNSLVWSFFHIQETHDAVENSLDNGKTDAISSHLTGGSLNLDGHSGKILKVSIHPYTSEAQVAASLDSNGLLIFWSLSNISNSILGCPTLVPTWELCGKLATQHSCSMYTSLTWAPSILDEQLVFFMGHNRGIDCFIVDISRTEEENIECHYLCTIPFTGHGPYEDGPHDIFAIPLNSTCNKTFRNNKLMLLAIWMGRFEALSWEVNLHSFDMSTSCSECNFDAKSIDDNSVWAFESTYASKRYYITVIPCSSDFPSSNDSVTSFAVADPGTLSHRQQELGFANDLCSSSPTYILATGCSDGSLKLWKSNCDNPLTLNLPWELVGMFVAHTGPVKGICFTDCGQKVATFCNGNDSNAVNTIHIWDAINLIISGTFILEDTLTVESDITTLKWLTLGTGELLLGVCLQNELQVYARKRCDGLTTSNSVNFLKLNVWSQIAFAQTSLPINDFLWGPRAAPVVIHGNYFSIFSHWLFHVDKKQQSNFRSRDSDPRANNCKIETYEDISSAVFTDCDIGTFRELSTVDSLADCDSKQSITNNVNSNNLYSSVILAKEQLKSELLTKVGLWSILEVADLIGGSLPTYHPDVLLINISSGNWKRAYAAVKHFVECLISNYDPKKRQITRRNGLPSIILSDYLEGRMPKSSQDKGFNWSGDVASITSFSQAQSSSFQFPYHSDSSSENKRSSTSTSSELNGFIESLENFPNLPHLINIERTEILSIIDLLREVSNPDSSSAYQSLDEPGRRFWVALRFQQLHFQRKFARAASIEEMIINSRLFVWAYHSDCVGNLFGSVIPNEPSWQEMRALGMGFWYANIPQLRARMEKLARAQYLKNKNPKDCALLYIALNRVQVLAGLFKISRDEKDKPLVSFLLRNFQDEKNKAAALKNAYVLLGKHQLELAVAFFLLGGDHSSAINVCAKNLGDEQLALVICRLVEGHGGPLEHHLIAKYIFPSAIDRGDYWLASLLEWEMGNCYQSFHRMLEFSVNTVAPESTIMSNSGSFLDPTIGFYCQMLAAKNSTRNAVGEQNSAILLRWATLMTVTALKRCGIPLEALEYFSSSPSMLGTADQENELGDVLSSTLKPLPGKSSNWLSADLSVHLEFQVKLNLALGYLSKLIREHPSWPNTFTESDKEASYSEEYMIQYEKSNDSFKQKLYAGFDLFEQRFSLTPCYLISSILLLLCHHGLWYIGYDVTDGSTHGEPSQKKTDRFDVSNLSPSQFKPLFKAAEEISFLYSRFFSACGMVYSQQSSTPETGASADIKSKFLDTSQCHFEGLLNSLWYLRAVLRSQLRSISKDLVKKHLEILDLFEYYLYFSLAWLHRNSEALLFMVQPFLIAHDGCNPYEVDMVNLKKLIPKVAQLLAQNSFITNVESLQISKCAEDKLDADMKYSVPDDEKWKILGTCLWQHMSRFMISNLNLVLAKLEDENVSGSFHRYRESNTPRNLDSDSISLPEQILLVTFNLCDLLTTTVTHISSYHIKQLAEFLWQKLENDSNVMTLEWLKQTRQSESNQNNNLNISELVNGKDNYLVHQLLWDHCADPKLIRDCFAQEKLNWLKDSDHKPMKGWNDLYTIMTGLHKTDDSHDNHEIESPVKGILPSGHASARSNSKDITCANIDDFQSPREIYKRNGELLEALCINSTNQQEAAVATNRKGIVFFHLEDEIPFSGEADLLWTKADWPQNGWAGSESTPAPTCVSPGVGLGRKKGAHLGLGGATVGMDSSAWPSRDLTGNGALAMLGYAGIGASGLGWETQQDFEDFVDPPATLENTSSRAFSSHPMRSFFLVGSSNTHIYLWEFNKDKATATYGVLPAANVPPPYALASISALQFDHFGHRFASAALDGTVCTWQLEVGGRSNVRPTESSLCFNGQASDVTYVSSSGSIIAVAGYSSNNVNVVIWDTLAPPSTSRASILCHEGGARSLSVFDNQLGSGSVSPLIVTGGKGGDVGLHDFRYIATGKAKRHRRSDSIGHSSLTSLNYDKDHNVDGMLWYIPKAHSASVTKIATIPNTSLFLTGSTDGDVKLWDAESSKLLHHWSKLHDKHTFLQSGSRGFGGVVRAAVTDIQVVPHGFLTCGGDGNVKLVQLKSHLRGFGDE; from the exons atgaCACCAAACACAATCAAAGAAAcctcaacatcatcatcatgttCTCAAAACATCAtagatcatcatcatcttcctcttcatctCCTCAGATCCGACACAATCCCACCATCACCAACTCTCTCCAATTCCACTATCGATTTCCTTCCAAACTTCTCCGGTTACTCATGGATCGCTTATGGAGCTTCTTCCCTTCTCGTCATCACCCATTTCCCTTCTCCTCTTTCCGATCTTCAATCACGTATCGGTCCTATTTTTCGTCAATTCTTTGAACTTTCATGTCATCATTCTTCTCctgtttcatctgtttcttGGGCACCCCAGATGCCTTCTCATGGTGATCTTGCTGCTGCTGCTGAAAATTCTATCTGGGTTTTTAACCATGGTTCTGTTAAGTCTAAAG GTTCTTTTTGTTGGAGCCAGAATGCAGTGCTTGTACAACGTACAAAAGTGGAGACCATCAGATGGACAGGATCAGGGGACGGAATCATTTCTGGTGGAATGGAGGTAGTTTTCTGGAAGAAGAGTAACAAATGTTGGGAAATCGCGTGGAAGTTCAAAGCAGATCAGCCCCAAACAGTCGTAAGTGCAACCTGGTCTGTTGAAGGCCCTTCAGCAACTGCATCACGTCCTAGTAAAGAACAGATTGAAGGGTCCTTAATCAATCAGGTAAGCAAATGTGTGTTTGTATGTCAGAGCAATGGAGTATGTGAATATTCAAAAGCCAAACTTCAACACCCTCTACCTGTTGTGACAATTCAATGGAGACCATCAAGGGGAAGACTATCAAACAGATACAGTAGGTATTCAAAAGGGAATGTATTACTGACATGCTGCTTAGATGGAACTGCTAGGTTATGGAGTGAGGTTGATAATGGAAAGACCAAGAGGGCTGGGAAGAACACAGGGTCCTCTTTTTGTGTTGTTGCTGTTATTGAGATTAGTCAGTGTTTAAATGGAACTCTTGGTTCAGATATATTTGTGATGTGGGGTACGGAAATTGTGGGGTTATTTAGAAGAGGTGAAGGAGACAAACAAATTTTTTCCAACGAAGAATTTGAGCACGACGTGAGAAAGTGTGATTGGTTAGTTGGATATGGTCCTGGAATGTTGCTTAGCTTTTGGGCTGTCCACTGTCTTGATGATGTTTCCCCGCTGAGATTTCCCCGAGTTACATTATGGAAGAAGCATGAACTTCAGAGCCATGACATAGGAACCATTTATAAGTTTGACTCATCTGATTTTAAAAACGCATTACTTATGCAGAATAAAGTCATTATATCAAGAAACTCCTTGTCTGGTCCACCAAGTATATGCTCTTTACTTCAGCTCTTACCTTGTAATTCCTTAGTTTGGTCATTTTTCCATATTCAAGAAACACATGACGCTGTTGAGAACTCCCTTGATAATGGTAAAACAGATGCAATATCTTCCCATTTGACTGGTGGGTCTTTAAACTTAGATGGACACAGTGGGAAAATATTAAAGGTTTCGATTCATCCTTATACAAGTGAAGCTCAAGTTGCTGCTTCTCTTGATTCTAATGGGCTGCTTATTTTTTGGTCACTTTCTAATATTTCAAACTCCATTTTGGGATGTCCAACCTTGGTTCCTACTTGGGAACTCTGTGGAAAGCTTGCAACTCAACACTCGTGCTCCATGTATACAAGCTTGACATGGGCACCTTCAATACTTGATGAGCAACTGGTGTTTTTTATGGGACATAACAGGGGGATTGATTGCTTCATAGTCGATATTAGTCGAACTGAAGAGGAAAATATAGAATGTCACTACTTATGCACTATTCCCTTCACTGGTCATGGTCCTTATGAGGATGGCCCACACGACATATTTGCAATTCCTTTGAACTCTACGTGTAATAAAACATTTCGTAATAATAAACTTATGCTATTGGCAATTTGGATGGGGAGATTTGAAGCTCTATCATGGGAAGTCAACTTGCACTCTTTTGACATGTCAACAAGCTGTTCTGAATGCAACTTTGATGCTAAAAGCATTGACGACAACAGTGTTTGGGCATTTGAAAGTACATATGCTAGTAAAAGATATTACATTACTGTAATTCCATGTTCATCCGACTTTCCAAGTTCCAATGATTCGGTTACTAGTTTTGCAGTGGCGGATCCAGGAACCCTGAGTCACAGACAACAGGAGTTAGGCTTTGCAAATGATCTTTGTAGTAGCTCTCCTACATATATCTTGGCCACAGGCTGCTCTGATGGTAGCTTGAAACTCTGGAAAAGTAACTGTGACAATCCGTTGACCCTGAACTTGCCGTGGGAGCTTGTGGGTATGTTTGTTGCACATACTGGTCCTGTCAAAGGTATATGTTTCACTGATTGTGGTCAGAAAGTTGCTACGTTCTGCAACGGAAATGATTCGAATGCTGTCAATACGATCCATATATGGGATGCTATAAATCTGATCATTTCAGGGACATTTATTTTAGAAGATACACTCACGGTTGAAAGTGATATTACTACTCTCAAGTGGTTAACTTTAGGGACTGGTGAGTTATTGCTTGGAGTTTGTTTGCAAAATGAATTGCAAGTATATGCTCGGAAGCGTTGTGACGGCCTGACTACGTCAAACTCTgtaaattttctaaaattaaatgTATGGTCTCAGATTGCATTTGCTCAAACTTCCCTTCCAATAAATGATTTCTTATGGGGACCCAGAGCTGCTCCAGTGGTAATTCATGGAAATTACTTCAGTATATTTAGTCATTGGTTGTTCCATGTGGATAAAAAGCAACAGAGTAATTTTCGTTCTCGTGACTCGGATCCAAGGGCCAATAATTGCAAGATTGAAACATATGAAGACATAAGTTCTGCCGTTTTTACTGATTGTGACATTGGTACTTTCAGAGAGCTTTCAACTGTAGACAGTCTTGCAGATTGCGATTCGAAGCAGTCCATCACAAATAATGTGAACAGCAATAACCTGTACAGCAGCGTGATTCTTGCCAAGGAACAATTAAAATCTGAACTCCTTACCAAGGTTGGTTTGTGGAGCATCTTAGAAGTAGCTGATCTGATCGGTGGATCTTTGCCTACTTATCACCCTGATGTACTTCTTATCAATATAAGTTCAG gCAACTGGAAACGTGCTTATGCAGCTGTTAAGCATTTTGTTGAATGCCTGATTTCTAATTATGATCCTAAAAAGAGACAGATCACCAGAAGGAATGGTCTTCCAAGTATCATATTGTCAGATTATTTAGAAGGCCGTATGCCAAAAAGTTCGCAAGATAAGGGATTTAATTGGAGTGGGGATGTTGCGTCAATCACTTCATTTTCACAGGCTCAAAGTAGCTCGTTCCAGTTTCCATATCATTCGGATTCCAGTTctgaaaataaaagaagttcCACCTCAACTAGTTCTGAGCTTAATGGCTTTATTGAATCTTTAGAGAATTTTCCCAATTTACCACATTTGATCAACATAGAAAGGACAGAGATTCTCTCAATCATTGATCTGCTCAGGGAAGTTAGTAATCCAGACTCCTCTTCTGCATATCAAAGTCTTGATGAACCCGGACGAAG GTTTTGGGTTGCACTAAGGTTTCAGCAACTACATTTCCAACGGAAGTTTGCTAGAGCTGCATCTATCGAGGAGATGATCATTAACTCAAGGTTGTTCGTATGGGCTTACCACTCTGACTGTGTAGGAAATCTATTTGGTTCTGTCATACCCAATGAACCATCGTGGCAAGAAATGCGTGCTTTGGGTATGGGGTTTTGGTATGCTAACATACCTCAATTGCGTGCAAGG ATGGAGAAATTAGCAAGAGCACAATATTTGAAGAACAAAAATCCTAAGGATTGTGCGTTGCTGTATATTGCATTAAACAGAGTTCAAGTTTTAGCCGGCCTTTTCAAAATCAGTAGGGATGAGAAGGACAAGCCTTTAGTGAGTTTTCTCTTGCGCAATTTTCAG GATGAGAAAAATAAAGCTGCTGCTTTAAAAAATGCTTACGTCTTATTGGGAAAGCATCAGCTGGAATTGGCGGttgctttctttcttcttgGAGGTGATCATTCTTCTGCTATAAATGTTTGTGCTAAGAACCTTGGGGACGAACAACTTGCACTAGTCATTTGTCGCCTTGTTGAAGGCCATGGCGGACCATTGGAGCATCACTTAATTGCTAAGTATATATTTCCATCGGCAATCGATAGAGGAGACTACTGGCTGGCTAGCCTTCTAGAG TGGGAAATGGGTAATTGCTATCAATCTTTTCACAGAATGCTAGAGTTTTCAGTAAACACTGTGGCTCCCGAGTCGACCATCATGTCCAATTCTGGTTCTTTTCTGGACCCTACTATTGGTTTTTATTGTCAAATGCTTGCTGCAAAGAATAGCACGCGGAATGCTGTAGGAGAGCAAAATTCTGCTATCCTTTTAAGGTGGGCAACTTTGATGACAGTTACTGCCCTAAAAAGATGTGGTATTCCT CTTGAGGCATTGGAGTATTTCTCATCTTCACCGAGCATGCTTGGGACTGCAGATCAAGAGAATGAATTGGGCGATGTTCTGTCCAGTACATTAAAGCCTTTGCCAGGAAAATCGTCTAACTGGTTATCTGCTGATTTATCTGTGCATCTGGAGTTTCAAGTTAAATTGAATTTGGCCCTTGGCTACTTATCAAAACTGATAAGAGAGCATCCAAGTTGGCCTAACACTTTTACAGAATCTGATAAAGAAGCCTCTTATTCTGAAGAGTACATGATTCAGTACGAGAAATCAAATGAtagttttaaacaaaagttATACGCAGGGTTTGATCTTTTCGAACAAAGGTTTTCACTGACTCCATGCTATCTAATCAGCTCG ATCTTACTCTTACTTTGCCATCACGGACTATGGTACATTGGGTATGATGTGACAGATGGAAGCACTCATGGAGAACCATCTCAAAAGAAGACCGATAGATTTGATGTTTCCAATTTATCTCCTTCTCAATTCAAACCCCTGTTTAAAGCTGCAGAAGAAATCTCCTTTTTGTATTCAAGATTTTTTTCTGCCTGCGGTATGGTATATTCTCAACAAAGCTCAACTCCTGAGACAGGTGCATCAGCTGATATCAAATCTAAATTTTTGGATACTTCCCAGTGTCACTTTGAAGGTCTTCTGAATTCATTGTGGTATTTAAGAGCTGTTTTGAGGAGTCAATTGAGGTCTATTAGCAAAGATCTTGTCAAAAAGCATCTTGAAATCCTTGATTTATTTGAatactatttatatttttcattagcCTGGCTTCATAGAAACTCGGAAGCCCTTTTATTTATGGTGCAACCTTTCTTGATTGCACATGATGGTTGTAATCCTTATGAGGTTGATATGGTGAATCTTAAGAAACTTATCCCAAAAGTTGCACAGTTGTTGGCTCAAAATTCTTTCATTACTAATGTAGAAAGCCTTCAAATATCCAAATGTGCAGAGGATAAACTAGATGCAGATATGAAGTATTCAGTTCCTGATGATGAAAAATGGAAGATATTAGGGACCTGCTTGTGGCAGCATATGTCTAGATTCATGATATCTAATTTGAATTTGGTTCTTGCCAAACTTGAAGATGAAAATGTGTCTGGTTCTTTCCACAGATATAGGGAATCTAATACTCCTAGAAATTTGGATTCTGATAGCATCAGCTTACCAGAGCAGATTCTATTAGTCACATTTAACTTATGTGATTTACTGACGACAACAGTTACTCACATTTCTTCTTATCATATTAAACAACTTGCGGAATTTTTGTGGCAGAAATTGGAGAATGATTCAAATGTTATGACTCTTGAATGGTTAAAACAAACAAGGCAGTCAGAATCCAATCAGAACAATAACCTGAACATTTCGGAATTGGTCAACGGAAAAGATAACTATCTTGTTCATCAGTTACTATGGGATCACTGTGCTGATCCCAAATTGATACGCGACTGCTTTGCACAGGAGAAACTCAATTGGTTAAAGGATTCGGATCATAAGCCTATGAAAGGATGGAATGACCTGTATACAATTATGACAGGATTGCATAAAACCGATGACTCACATGATAATCATGAAATAGAATCTCCTGTTAAAGGAATACTTCCAAGTGGCCATGCTTCTGCAAGATCCAACTCGAAAGATATAACTTGTGCTAATATTGATGACTTTCAGAGTCCCAGAGAAATTTACAAGAGAAATGGAGAACTTTTGGAG GCACTGTGTATAAACTCTACCAATCAACAGGAAGCTGCGGTTGCTACCAACCGGAAG GGTATAGTATTCTTTCACTTGGAAGATGAGATTCCTTTTAGTGGCGAAGCAGACCTTTTGTGGACCAAGGCCGATTGGCCACAAAATGGATGGGCAGGTTCAGAATCCACCCCTGCTCCTACTTGTGTTTCTCCTGGTGTTGGCCTTGGGAGGAAAAAAGGGGCACACCTCGGTCTTGGTGGAGCAACTGTTGGTATGGATTCTTCAGCTTGGCCTAGCAGAGACTTGACAGGCAATGGAGCTTTAGCAATGCTAGGTTATGCTGGTATTGGTGCCTCTGGATTGGGTTGGGAAACTCAACAAGACTTTGAGGATTTTGTTGATCCACCTGCTACTTTGGAGAATACAAGTTCCAGGGCTTTTTCTAGTCATCCAATGAGGTCTTTCTTCTTGGTTGGTTCAAGCAATACACACATTTACTTGTGGGAG TTCAATAAGGACAAAGCTACTGCTACATATGGGGTGCTTCCTGCTGCGAATGTCCCTCCACCTTATGCTCTTGCGTCAATTTCAGCTTTACAGTTTGACCACTTTGGGCATCGTTTTGCCAGTGCTGCATTAGATGGAACCGTCTGCACATGGCAGCTGGAGGTAGGAGGAAGGAGCAATGTTCGTCCAACAGAATCATCCCTCTGCTTTAATGGCCAAGCATC GGATGTCACGTACGTTTCCTCTAGTGGATCAATAATAGCCGTGGCTGGATATAGCTCTAATAATGTTAATGTGGTTATATGGGATACTTTAGCTCCACCTTCAACTTCTCGAGCTTCTATTTTATGTCATGAAG GTGGTGCGCGCTCCCTTTCTGTATTTGACAATCAACTAGGAAGTGGTTCTGTTTCCCCTCTAATTGTGACTGGTGGTAAAGGCGGCGATGTTGGACTTCACGACTTCCGCTATATAGCTACAGGAAAGGCGAAAAGGCACAGGCGTTCTGATAGCATTGGGCATAGCTCTCTCACATCTTTGAATTATGACAAGGACCATAATGTTGATGGGATGCTTTGGTATATTCCAAAGGCACATTCAG CGAGTGTCACAAAAATAGCTACCATCCCAAATACCAGCTTGTTTTTGACTGGAAGCACAGATGGAGATGTCAAGCTCTGGGATGCCGAGAGCTCAAAGTTATTACATCACTGGTCTAAGCTACATGATAAACACACTTTTCTCCAGTCAGGCTCTCGTGGATTTGGCGGCGTTGTTCGG GCTGCTGTTACGGACATTCAAGTTGTTCCACATGGTTTTCTTACGTGCGGTGGGGATGGAAATGTAAAGCTTGTACAGTTGAAAAGTCACCTGCGTGGCTTCGGGGATGAGTAA